Genomic segment of Sinorhizobium meliloti:
AATGACATGAGTGCGATTGTTCCCTGTCCACCACGCGAGCATGATCTGATGCGGTGGCGATTTGCAAGCGGCAGAGCCGCGTCAACCATCATGGATGACGAATTTGTGATGGCCCCTCAATAATTCATATCGCCACAAATCTCAATCGAATTCCTGGACGGCGCCGTGCGACCTTCAGGCGCAACGCTGCAACCGCGCGGCCGGTTCCCCTTTCTCGTGATCCACAACCCTGTCATTTAATTTCCATCGGATTTGGGTTAGACCACCGCTATCTTTGATCTAAGGCAAGGATTTAGAATGCGGTTGATCTCACGAGCGATCGCTTGATGCCGAAATCCCCAGGAGGACCCCATGGCCAAGAAGAAAGTCGCAATGTTGACGGCAGGCGGGCTCGCGCCCTGCCTCTCATCCGCTGTCGGCGGCCTGATCGAACGCTACACGGACATCGCGCCGGACTATGAGCTCGTGGCCTACCGTTCCGGCTATCAGGGCCTGCTTCTCGCCGACCGGATCGAAATCACCCCGGCCATGCGCGAGAAGGCGCATGTGCTCCACCGCCACGGCGGATCGCCGATCGGCAACAGCCGCGTGAAGCTCACCAACACGGCCGACTGCGTGAAGCGCGGCCTCGTCAAGGAAGGGGAGAATCCGCTGCGCGTCGCGGCCGAGAGGCTCGCCTCCGACGGCATCAGCATCCTGCACACGATCGGCGGCGACGATACCAACACCACCGCGGCCGATCTCGCAGCCTATCTCGGGGCCAACGGCTACGATCTGACGGTCGTGGGCCTGCCGAAGACGGTCGACAACGACGTGGTGCCCATCCGCCAGACACTCGGCGCCTGGACGGCGGCCGAATACGGCGCACGCTTCTTCGACCATGTCAGCAACGAACAGAGCGCTGCGCCGCGCACCCTCGTCGTCCATGAAGTCATGGGCCGCCACTGCGGCTGGCTGACCGCGGCAACCGCGCGCGCCTATATCCAGCTGGCCGGCAACAAGGAATATGTCGACGGCTTCATGATGAACGCACAGCTGAAGAACATCGACGGCCTCTATCTTCCCGAGATGGCGTTCGATCTGGAAGCGGAAGCCGAGCGCCTGCGCGAAGTCATGGATCGCGCCGGGTTCGTCACGCTGTTCGTGAGCGAAGGCGCCTGCCTCGACGCCATCGTCGCCGAACGGGAGGCCGCCGGCGAGACGGTCAAGCGCGACGCGTTCGGCCACGTGAAGATCGATACGATCAACGTCGGCAACTGGTTCTCCAAGCAGTTCGCGGCGCTCCTCGGCGCCGAGCGGTCCATGGTGCAGAAGTCCGGCTACTATGCCCGCTCCGCCCCCGCCAATGTCGACGATCTGCGCCTCATCCAGAGCATGGTCGATCTGGCGGTCGAGAGCGCGCTCAACAAGGTCTCCGGCGTGACGGGTCACGACGAGGACCAGGGCGGGCGGCTGCGCACGATCGAGTTCCCGCGCATCAAGGGCGGAAAGCATTTCGACACGTCCGCGAAATGGTTCGGCGAGGTCATGGATGTCGTCGGTCAGAAATGGCAGATGGCCGACTGATGAAGGACGAGGAACGGTTCGCTGTTTTCTGAAACGGCGAACCGCTTCTCACCGGAGGCTTTCGGCTCGAGAGGAGTTGACGGCTGCGCGCCGGCATGGCTCCCTCCTCTTCAGCAGCCATTCAACCGCGGAGCCCACTCATGTCCTTCGAACA
This window contains:
- a CDS encoding pyrophosphate--fructose-6-phosphate 1-phosphotransferase, whose amino-acid sequence is MAKKKVAMLTAGGLAPCLSSAVGGLIERYTDIAPDYELVAYRSGYQGLLLADRIEITPAMREKAHVLHRHGGSPIGNSRVKLTNTADCVKRGLVKEGENPLRVAAERLASDGISILHTIGGDDTNTTAADLAAYLGANGYDLTVVGLPKTVDNDVVPIRQTLGAWTAAEYGARFFDHVSNEQSAAPRTLVVHEVMGRHCGWLTAATARAYIQLAGNKEYVDGFMMNAQLKNIDGLYLPEMAFDLEAEAERLREVMDRAGFVTLFVSEGACLDAIVAEREAAGETVKRDAFGHVKIDTINVGNWFSKQFAALLGAERSMVQKSGYYARSAPANVDDLRLIQSMVDLAVESALNKVSGVTGHDEDQGGRLRTIEFPRIKGGKHFDTSAKWFGEVMDVVGQKWQMAD